A single Lactuca sativa cultivar Salinas chromosome 8, Lsat_Salinas_v11, whole genome shotgun sequence DNA region contains:
- the LOC111918989 gene encoding zinc finger BED domain-containing protein RICESLEEPER 4-like → MATSENDKQAAMSDEHEDINEPEGQEPIENHTQYPKKMLKLAAWNHFDPVYVDGVRKWAKCIHCKKKLTGRATDGTTHLKDHHKIRLRKDTRDIRQRILVQGHKLLMVKPYMSNYAFDVEVSRDELEKMIIIHDYPLSIVEHYGFRKHTESLQLYLS, encoded by the coding sequence ATGGCTACTTCAGAAAATGATAAACAAGCAGCCATGAGTGACGAACATGAAGATATTAATGAACCAGAAGGTCAAGAACCTATAGAAAATCATACTCAGTATCccaaaaaaatgttgaaattggCTGCTTGGAACCATTTTGATCCAGTTTATGTTGATGGTGTTCGAAAATGGGCGAAGTGTATACATTGCAAGAAAAAACTGACCGGTAGAGCTACTGATGGAACAACACATTTGAAAGATCATCACAAGATACGCCTTAGGAAAGATACAAGGGACATTAGGCAACGTATATTAGTTCAAGGCCATAAACTATTGATGGTAAAACCTTATATGAGTAATTATGCCTTTGATGTTGAAGTATCCAGAGATGAATTAGAAAAGATGATTATAATTCATGATTATCCGCTCTCCATTGTTGAACATTATGGTTTTCGAAAGCATACTGAAAGTCTTCAGCTTTATTTAAGCTAG